In Bernardetia litoralis DSM 6794, the genomic window TATAATCAGCTTCAATTTCTGCTGCATGTTTTGCTAATGCAATGGCTTGATAGGTTCTTTCGGCACTTACTGACAAAGGATATGTATTATTTCTGAGTACATTTCCAAAAATTAAATATTTAATTATTTTGTCATAATATTCTTCTGTTACTTCCAAAGTTGTATGATTAACAGAGCCTAATTCTAGTGCTTTTTTTTCGATTGCTTGAAGTTCTTCTTCTGAAAAACCTCCTGTATTCACAACAGCAGTATGAACTTCTAGTTTTTTTTCATTTTTCAGATATTTGATGCAATAAGACGTATCTAAGCCACCACTAAAGGCTAGAAGAACTTTGTTTGATTTAGCAGAATTGGAATTATTTTGAGACATTTTGTTATATATTTTAAAGTTATTTTGATTGATTTTCCTGTTTATTTTCCTTGTAAATTACGTCTTTAAATCTTGGGAAGATATTAATTTTGCGTTGCAAACGAATGCTGCGAAGTTTGAGGAAACGAACAAAATTCCCCCATTTTTTTTGTTTGTCTTCAGATTGTAAAGATGGTGTATGGATTTTCAAATCACACATCATTCCTGTACAGAGGCATATTTTTCTATCATTTCTTTGCAAAACATCATAGTTTACACAACCTTGACAGCCTTTCCAAAAAGCATCATCTTGAGTAAGCTCAGAAAAAGTTACAGGTTTATAACCCAAATCAGAATTGATTTTCATGACAGCAAGGCTTGTCGTGATTCCAAATAATTTGGAGTTTGGAAATTTTTTCTTTGAAAGCTCAAAAACAGCTTTTTTGATAGATTTTGCTAATCCTGTTTTGCGATAATCTGGATGAACTATCAAACCCGAATTGACAACATAT contains:
- a CDS encoding GNAT family N-acetyltransferase, yielding MVSIVIADEKHQQYAAPLCQMIEEAAKSRGTGIAKRDPLYIQQKMLEGKAVIALEDNDNPETDKKIVGFCYIETWQNQEYVVNSGLIVHPDYRKTGLAKSIKKAVFELSKKKFPNSKLFGITTSLAVMKINSDLGYKPVTFSELTQDDAFWKGCQGCVNYDVLQRNDRKICLCTGMMCDLKIHTPSLQSEDKQKKWGNFVRFLKLRSIRLQRKINIFPRFKDVIYKENKQENQSK